In a single window of the Agrobacterium fabrum str. C58 genome:
- the gpt gene encoding xanthine phosphoribosyltransferase: MSLPDKAFPVSWDQFHRDARALAWRLAGLDKEFRAIVCITRGGLVPAAIISRELNIRMIDTVCIATRHDYVNQGDTVLLKGVAPELTTDAGEGVLVVDDLTDTGKTALEVREMLPRAHFACVYAKPKGVPTIDTFVTEVSQDTWIYFPWDMGFTYQEPIAKGSRG; encoded by the coding sequence TCCCGTCTCCTGGGACCAGTTCCACCGTGATGCCCGTGCACTTGCCTGGCGTCTTGCCGGTCTCGACAAAGAGTTCCGGGCGATCGTCTGTATTACCCGCGGCGGCCTCGTTCCGGCGGCGATCATTTCCCGCGAACTGAACATCCGCATGATCGACACTGTCTGCATCGCCACGCGTCATGACTATGTCAACCAGGGCGACACGGTTCTTTTGAAGGGCGTGGCCCCGGAACTGACGACCGATGCCGGCGAAGGCGTGCTTGTCGTCGATGATCTCACCGATACCGGCAAGACGGCGCTGGAAGTGCGCGAAATGCTGCCGAGGGCGCATTTCGCCTGTGTTTACGCCAAGCCGAAGGGCGTGCCGACCATTGACACTTTTGTCACTGAAGTCAGCCAGGACACCTGGATTTATTTTCCCTGGGACATGGGCTTCACCTATCAGGAGCCGATCGCCAAGGGATCGCGCGGCTGA
- a CDS encoding AI-2E family transporter: MSNIDSRKQNGEPRWLGPASPTRIALIPPISAARWLLLLVVLAGIYFFNGFLVPVLAALVIGFASWPVYTRLLRQVGGNTTLGATIAIILIIAFLVVPIFIAASYTATEIREWFGWAVHVNKAGAPVPDWIAALPGIGPWLGEQWVKYIGTPGAIGEVIQLVSGANIGNIYRAILAAGNGAFHLVLTLLFMLIALFFVYRNGAGFTRQIDLVGERILPTRWERISRVVPATISSTVTGMTLIAIGEGIILGIAYWIAGVPSPVTLGVLTGVMALIPGGAPLSFTLVSIYLVASGSPAHGLALFVWGSVELFIVDKTIRPKLVGGPIKLPFLPTFFGLVGGVKTMGFLGLFIGPVLMALLVAIWREWVREVEISAAVSAELPPPPPTQNDPATEAVSHEDDNDETTAFRKAAF, encoded by the coding sequence GTGAGTAACATTGACAGCCGTAAGCAGAATGGCGAACCGAGATGGCTTGGTCCCGCCAGCCCGACGCGGATCGCCCTGATACCGCCCATATCGGCTGCGCGCTGGCTTCTCCTTCTGGTCGTCCTTGCGGGCATCTATTTCTTCAACGGCTTTCTGGTTCCGGTTCTCGCCGCCCTCGTCATCGGTTTCGCCAGCTGGCCGGTCTATACGCGGCTTTTGCGGCAGGTGGGCGGCAACACCACGCTCGGCGCCACCATTGCCATCATCCTCATCATCGCCTTCCTCGTGGTGCCGATCTTCATCGCCGCCTCCTATACGGCAACCGAAATCCGCGAATGGTTCGGCTGGGCGGTGCATGTCAACAAGGCGGGCGCTCCCGTGCCGGACTGGATCGCGGCGCTGCCGGGCATCGGCCCCTGGCTCGGCGAACAATGGGTGAAATATATCGGCACGCCGGGCGCGATCGGCGAAGTGATCCAACTCGTCAGCGGTGCCAATATCGGCAATATCTACAGGGCGATCCTCGCCGCCGGCAACGGCGCCTTCCACCTCGTGCTGACCCTGCTGTTCATGCTGATCGCGCTGTTTTTCGTGTATCGCAACGGCGCGGGCTTCACCCGCCAGATCGATCTCGTGGGTGAGCGTATCCTGCCGACGCGCTGGGAACGCATTTCCCGCGTCGTGCCCGCCACCATCAGCTCCACCGTGACCGGCATGACTCTGATCGCCATCGGCGAAGGCATCATCCTTGGCATCGCCTACTGGATCGCCGGCGTGCCCTCGCCCGTCACGCTCGGCGTGCTTACCGGCGTCATGGCCCTCATTCCGGGCGGCGCGCCGCTTTCCTTCACGCTGGTGTCGATCTATCTGGTCGCCAGCGGCTCGCCCGCCCACGGGCTGGCGCTGTTCGTCTGGGGTTCTGTCGAACTCTTCATCGTCGACAAGACCATCCGCCCGAAGCTCGTCGGCGGCCCGATCAAGCTGCCCTTCCTGCCGACCTTTTTCGGCCTCGTCGGCGGCGTCAAGACCATGGGCTTCCTCGGCCTCTTCATCGGCCCGGTGCTGATGGCGCTGCTGGTCGCGATCTGGCGCGAATGGGTGCGTGAAGTGGAAATTTCCGCTGCCGTCAGCGCCGAGCTTCCGCCTCCGCCGCCCACACAGAACGATCCGGCCACGGAGGCCGTTTCGCATGAGGACGACAACGACGAAACGACAGCGTTTCGGAAAGCCGCTTTTTGA
- a CDS encoding ABC transporter ATP-binding protein, producing the protein MLRRFFAYYRPYRGLFILDFSCAVLSGVLELGFPMAVKAFVDVLLPGGQWGIILAASVGLLVIYVLNTGLMATVTYWGHMLGINIETDMRRLAFDHLQKLSFRYFDNQKTGHLVGRLTKDLEEIGEVAHHGPEDLFIAIMTFIGAFLLMMSVNVQLALVTAAVVPVTAWVTSRYGGRMTQNFRALYGRVGDFNARIEENVGGMRVVQAFANEDHERSLFEKDNQKYRRTKLDAYKIMAASTSLSYMSMRLTQMIVMICGAWFVLNGSLTEGGFVGFLLLVGVFFRPVEKINSVIETYPKGIAGFRRFTELLDTAPDIVDAPDAIDAPALSGAIEYRHVGFGYAEGKRVLDNIDLKISAGETVAFVGPSGAGKTTLCSLLPRFYDVTSGSITIDGIDIRKMKLASLRNQIGIVQQDVFLFGGTIRENIEYGRLGASDEEIMDAARRARLDGVIEAMPLGLDTVIGERGVKLSGGQKQRLAIARMFLKNPPILILDEATSALDTETERAIQQSLTELAKGRTTLVIAHRLATIRDASRIVVVDQTGIAETGAHAELLAAKGHYSRLHEAQFSGHLAGLS; encoded by the coding sequence ATGCTTCGCCGTTTCTTCGCCTATTACCGTCCCTATCGCGGTCTGTTCATTCTCGATTTTTCCTGTGCGGTCCTGTCGGGCGTGCTCGAACTCGGTTTTCCGATGGCGGTGAAGGCCTTTGTCGACGTGCTTCTGCCGGGCGGCCAATGGGGGATCATCCTCGCCGCCTCGGTGGGTCTGCTGGTCATTTATGTGCTGAATACCGGGCTGATGGCGACCGTCACCTATTGGGGACACATGCTCGGCATCAATATCGAAACCGACATGCGGCGGCTGGCCTTCGATCACCTGCAGAAGCTTTCCTTCCGTTATTTCGACAACCAGAAGACCGGCCATCTGGTCGGGCGGCTGACCAAGGACCTGGAAGAGATCGGCGAGGTGGCTCATCACGGCCCGGAGGATCTGTTCATCGCCATCATGACCTTCATCGGCGCTTTCCTGCTGATGATGTCGGTCAATGTGCAACTGGCGCTCGTCACCGCCGCCGTCGTGCCGGTCACCGCCTGGGTAACCAGCCGTTATGGCGGCCGCATGACGCAGAATTTTCGCGCGCTTTATGGCCGGGTGGGGGACTTCAACGCCCGTATCGAGGAAAATGTCGGCGGCATGCGGGTGGTGCAGGCCTTCGCCAATGAGGATCACGAACGCTCGCTGTTCGAGAAGGACAACCAGAAATACCGTCGCACCAAACTGGATGCCTACAAGATCATGGCGGCTAGCACCTCGCTCAGCTATATGAGCATGCGTCTGACGCAGATGATCGTGATGATCTGCGGCGCCTGGTTCGTTCTCAATGGCAGCCTCACGGAAGGCGGCTTCGTCGGTTTCCTGCTGCTGGTCGGCGTGTTTTTCCGGCCGGTGGAAAAGATCAATTCGGTCATTGAGACGTATCCGAAGGGCATTGCCGGTTTCCGCCGCTTCACCGAGCTTCTGGATACTGCGCCCGATATCGTCGACGCGCCTGACGCCATCGACGCGCCGGCTCTGTCAGGCGCCATCGAATATCGCCATGTCGGTTTCGGTTATGCCGAGGGCAAACGGGTTCTCGACAATATCGACCTGAAGATCAGCGCCGGCGAAACCGTGGCCTTTGTCGGCCCCTCCGGTGCAGGCAAGACGACGCTCTGCTCGCTGCTGCCGCGCTTTTACGATGTCACCAGCGGTTCGATCACCATCGATGGCATCGACATCAGGAAAATGAAGCTCGCCTCGCTGCGCAACCAGATCGGCATCGTGCAGCAGGATGTCTTCCTGTTCGGCGGCACGATCCGCGAGAATATCGAATATGGCCGGCTTGGCGCGTCCGATGAGGAGATCATGGATGCGGCGCGGCGCGCGCGTCTGGATGGCGTCATCGAGGCCATGCCGCTCGGGCTCGACACCGTCATCGGCGAGCGCGGCGTCAAATTGTCGGGCGGGCAGAAGCAGCGTCTTGCCATTGCCCGCATGTTCCTCAAAAACCCGCCGATCCTCATTCTCGACGAGGCGACCTCGGCGCTAGACACGGAAACCGAACGCGCCATCCAGCAATCGCTGACGGAGCTTGCCAAGGGTCGTACCACGCTGGTCATCGCTCACCGGCTGGCGACAATCCGCGATGCTTCGCGCATCGTGGTGGTGGACCAGACCGGTATTGCCGAAACCGGCGCCCATGCCGAGCTTCTGGCTGCCAAGGGCCACTACAGCCGGTTGCATGAGGCGCAGTTCAGCGGGCATCTCGCGGGCCTGAGCTAA
- a CDS encoding helix-turn-helix domain-containing protein, with protein MTDEDSEANALADPDNPPLSAEQLASAPRMPRIKIIRRALKLTQEEFSARYHIPLGTLRDWEQGRSEPDQPARAYLKIIAVDPEGTAAALRKGAT; from the coding sequence ATGACCGACGAAGACTCGGAAGCAAATGCACTTGCCGATCCCGACAACCCGCCGCTTTCCGCCGAACAGCTCGCCTCGGCCCCCAGAATGCCGCGCATCAAGATCATCCGCCGGGCGCTGAAGCTGACGCAGGAGGAGTTTTCCGCGCGTTATCATATTCCGCTCGGCACCTTGCGGGATTGGGAACAGGGCCGCAGCGAGCCGGATCAACCGGCCCGCGCTTATCTGAAGATCATCGCCGTTGACCCCGAGGGAACGGCGGCCGCGCTCCGTAAAGGCGCAACCTGA
- a CDS encoding vitamin B12-dependent ribonucleotide reductase translates to MRIERRFTKPGQSSYAEIEFRKAVSEIKNPDGSVVFRLADIDVPAQFSQVATDVLAQKYFRKAGVPKLLKKVEENDVPSFLWRSVADEKALKELPEAERYGSETDARQVFDRLAGTWAYWGWKGKYFSTEEDASAFKDELAYMLATQRVAPNSPQWFNTGLHWAYGIDGPGQGHFYVDPFTGKLTKSKSAYEHPQPHACFIQSVEDDLVNEGGIMDLWVREARLFKYGSGTGSNFSYLRGEGEKLSGGGKSSGLMSFLKIGDRAAGAIKSGGTTRRAAKMVVVDADHPDIEAYIDWKVNEEQKVAALVTGSKIVAKHLKAIMKACVNCEADNGDCFDPAKNPALKREIRAAKKDMVPENYVKRVIQFAEQGYKDIQFKTYDTDWDSEAYLTVSGQNSNNSVSLKDDFLRAVENDGNWNLTARKDGKVMKTLKARDLWEKISHAAWASADPGLHFNTTMNDWHTSPAEGPIRASNPCSEYMFLDDTACNLASLNLLQFKDAKTKRIDIADYEHAVRLWTVVLEVSVMMAQFPSRQIAERSYEYRTLGLGYANIGGLLMSSGIPYDSDEGRAIAGALTAIMTGVSYATSAEMAGELGPFPSFAPNRDNMLRVIRNHRRAAHGQSEGYEGLSVNPVALIHADCTDQDLVAHATAAWDKALELGEKHGYRNAQTTVIAPTGTIGLVMDCDTTGIEPDFALVKFKKLAGGGYFKIINRAVPESLRSLGYSESQIAEIEAYAVGHGNLNQAPAINPSTLKAKGFTDEKIEAVNAALKSAFDIKFVFNQWTLGADFLKGTLKVSDEQLSDMSFNLLDHLGFAKKDIEAANVHVCGAMTLEGAPFLKNEHLAVFDCANPCGKIGKRYLSVESHIRMMAAAQPFISGAISKTINMPNDATVEDCGAAYMLSWKLALKANALYRDGSKLSQPLNASLVEDEDDEDFVEELIQQPLAQQAVTITEKIVERVIERVSREREKLPNRRQGYTQKATVGGHKVYLRTGEFGDGRIGEIFIDMHKEGAAFRAMMNNFAIAISLGLQYGVPLEEYVEAFTFTKFEPAGMVQGNDAIKNATSILDYVFRELAVSYLGRHDLAHVDTSDFSNTALGKGIQEGKTNLLSTGWTRGYKPTLVSSNEGDRAASEPKGSATAAPARGSANVTSFAGSAARKLEPTVAITTSEIVSFKRDYEERAKELAEEIAEEVIDEVVQEAQQTATALFSDKAAADAASAKAEAKKKENERRMRSIAQGYTGNMCSECQNFTMVRNGTCEKCDTCGATSGCS, encoded by the coding sequence ATGCGCATCGAACGCCGCTTCACGAAGCCCGGCCAATCGTCTTACGCGGAAATCGAATTCCGCAAGGCCGTCAGTGAAATCAAGAACCCGGATGGTTCCGTCGTGTTCCGTCTGGCGGATATCGACGTTCCCGCGCAGTTCAGCCAGGTTGCGACCGACGTTCTGGCGCAGAAATACTTCCGCAAGGCCGGTGTGCCGAAGCTGCTGAAGAAGGTTGAGGAAAACGATGTTCCTTCCTTCCTCTGGCGTTCGGTTGCCGACGAGAAGGCATTGAAGGAACTGCCCGAAGCCGAACGTTATGGCTCCGAGACCGATGCGCGCCAGGTTTTCGACCGTCTGGCCGGCACCTGGGCCTATTGGGGCTGGAAGGGCAAGTATTTCTCAACCGAAGAAGATGCGTCCGCCTTCAAGGATGAGCTTGCCTACATGCTCGCAACCCAGCGCGTTGCACCGAACAGCCCGCAATGGTTCAACACCGGCCTGCACTGGGCCTATGGCATCGATGGCCCCGGCCAGGGGCACTTCTATGTCGACCCCTTCACGGGCAAGCTGACCAAGTCCAAATCCGCTTACGAACATCCGCAGCCGCATGCCTGCTTCATCCAGTCCGTCGAAGACGATCTGGTCAATGAAGGCGGCATCATGGATCTGTGGGTGCGTGAAGCGCGCCTGTTCAAATACGGTTCCGGCACCGGCTCCAACTTCTCCTATCTGCGTGGCGAAGGCGAAAAGCTTTCCGGCGGCGGCAAGTCCTCCGGCCTGATGAGCTTCCTCAAGATCGGCGACCGCGCAGCCGGCGCCATCAAGTCCGGCGGCACGACCCGCCGTGCGGCCAAGATGGTCGTCGTTGATGCCGACCATCCCGATATCGAAGCCTATATCGACTGGAAGGTGAACGAGGAGCAAAAGGTTGCCGCTCTCGTGACCGGTTCCAAGATCGTTGCCAAGCACCTCAAGGCCATCATGAAGGCCTGCGTCAATTGCGAGGCCGACAATGGTGATTGCTTCGACCCGGCCAAGAACCCTGCCCTGAAGCGCGAAATCCGCGCTGCCAAGAAGGACATGGTGCCGGAAAACTACGTCAAGCGCGTCATCCAGTTCGCCGAACAGGGTTACAAGGACATCCAGTTCAAGACCTACGATACGGATTGGGATTCCGAAGCCTATCTTACGGTTTCAGGCCAGAACTCCAACAACTCCGTATCGCTCAAGGATGACTTCCTGCGCGCTGTCGAAAATGACGGCAACTGGAACCTCACCGCCCGCAAGGACGGCAAGGTCATGAAAACGCTGAAGGCCCGCGATCTCTGGGAAAAGATTTCCCACGCCGCCTGGGCATCGGCCGATCCGGGCCTGCACTTCAACACCACCATGAATGACTGGCACACCTCGCCGGCCGAAGGCCCGATCCGCGCTTCCAACCCGTGCTCGGAATATATGTTCCTTGATGACACGGCCTGCAACCTTGCCTCGCTGAACCTGCTGCAGTTCAAGGATGCCAAGACGAAGCGCATCGATATCGCCGATTACGAACATGCCGTGCGCCTGTGGACCGTCGTTCTCGAAGTCTCGGTCATGATGGCGCAGTTCCCGTCCCGCCAGATTGCCGAACGTTCCTACGAATACCGCACGCTCGGCCTCGGTTACGCCAATATCGGCGGCCTGCTGATGTCCTCGGGCATTCCCTATGACAGCGACGAAGGCCGCGCCATTGCAGGTGCGCTGACCGCCATCATGACCGGCGTTTCCTATGCCACCTCGGCTGAAATGGCCGGCGAGCTTGGCCCCTTCCCGAGCTTTGCGCCGAACCGCGACAACATGCTGCGCGTCATCCGCAACCACCGCCGCGCCGCCCATGGCCAATCGGAAGGTTACGAGGGCCTGTCGGTGAACCCGGTTGCCCTCATCCATGCCGATTGCACGGATCAGGACCTTGTCGCCCACGCCACGGCCGCCTGGGACAAGGCGCTGGAACTTGGCGAAAAGCACGGTTACCGCAACGCCCAGACGACCGTCATCGCGCCGACAGGCACGATCGGCCTCGTGATGGACTGCGACACGACCGGCATCGAGCCCGATTTCGCGCTGGTGAAGTTCAAGAAGCTCGCCGGCGGCGGTTACTTCAAGATCATCAACCGCGCCGTGCCGGAATCCCTGCGTTCGCTCGGTTATTCCGAAAGCCAGATCGCCGAGATCGAGGCCTATGCCGTCGGCCATGGCAATCTCAACCAGGCGCCGGCCATCAATCCCTCGACGCTGAAGGCCAAGGGCTTCACCGATGAGAAGATCGAAGCCGTCAATGCTGCACTGAAAAGCGCCTTCGACATCAAGTTCGTCTTCAACCAGTGGACGCTCGGCGCTGACTTCCTCAAGGGCACGCTGAAGGTTTCCGACGAGCAGCTCTCCGACATGAGCTTCAACCTGCTCGACCATCTCGGTTTTGCGAAGAAGGACATCGAAGCGGCAAACGTTCACGTCTGCGGCGCGATGACGCTGGAAGGCGCGCCGTTCCTGAAGAACGAGCACCTGGCGGTCTTCGACTGCGCCAACCCCTGCGGCAAGATCGGCAAGCGTTACCTCTCGGTCGAATCGCACATCCGCATGATGGCGGCGGCACAGCCGTTCATCTCCGGCGCGATCTCCAAGACGATCAACATGCCGAACGATGCGACGGTGGAAGATTGCGGCGCCGCCTACATGCTCTCCTGGAAGCTGGCGCTGAAGGCCAACGCCCTTTACCGCGACGGTTCCAAGCTTTCCCAGCCGCTCAACGCTTCGCTGGTGGAAGATGAGGACGACGAAGACTTCGTTGAAGAACTGATCCAGCAGCCGCTTGCCCAGCAGGCCGTGACGATCACCGAGAAGATCGTCGAGCGCGTCATCGAGCGTGTATCGCGCGAGCGGGAAAAGCTGCCGAACCGCCGTCAGGGTTACACCCAGAAGGCAACCGTCGGCGGTCACAAGGTCTATCTGCGCACCGGCGAATTCGGTGATGGCCGCATCGGCGAAATCTTCATCGACATGCACAAGGAAGGCGCCGCCTTCCGGGCGATGATGAACAACTTCGCCATCGCCATTTCGCTCGGCCTGCAATATGGCGTGCCGCTGGAAGAATATGTGGAGGCCTTCACCTTCACCAAGTTCGAACCCGCCGGCATGGTGCAGGGCAACGACGCGATCAAGAACGCCACGTCGATCCTCGACTACGTGTTCCGCGAACTCGCCGTCTCCTATCTCGGCCGCCATGATCTCGCCCATGTCGATACGTCCGACTTCTCCAACACGGCACTCGGCAAGGGTATCCAGGAAGGCAAGACCAACCTGCTCTCCACCGGCTGGACACGCGGTTACAAGCCGACGCTGGTTTCCAGCAACGAAGGTGACCGCGCCGCTTCCGAGCCCAAGGGTTCGGCAACGGCAGCCCCGGCACGCGGCTCCGCCAACGTCACCTCCTTTGCCGGCTCCGCCGCCCGCAAGCTGGAACCAACGGTTGCCATCACCACTTCTGAAATCGTCTCCTTCAAGCGCGATTATGAAGAGCGTGCCAAGGAGCTGGCGGAAGAGATTGCCGAAGAGGTGATCGACGAGGTGGTTCAGGAAGCCCAGCAGACCGCCACCGCCCTCTTCTCCGACAAGGCCGCCGCCGACGCGGCATCGGCCAAGGCGGAAGCCAAGAAGAAGGAAAACGAACGCCGCATGCGCTCGATCGCGCAGGGCTATACGGGCAATATGTGCTCGGAATGCCAGAACTTCACAATGGTGCGGAATGGTACTTGTGAGAAGTGCGATACTTGCGGTGCGACGAGCGGTTGCTCTTGA
- a CDS encoding GNAT family N-acetyltransferase, with translation MAIEIKLETPRQEAVLRLIDLSNAYMASLYPAESNHLVDIGALEKDNVSFFVARHDGRVVGCGALVEAGDGTAEVKRMFVDPEARGLRIGKLIMDTLVARGTELGLSAIRLETGISQPEAIGLYRKEGFVEIEAFAPYKPDPLSLFMERAL, from the coding sequence TTGGCCATCGAAATCAAGCTTGAAACGCCGCGCCAGGAAGCCGTTCTGCGCCTCATCGATCTCTCCAACGCCTATATGGCCTCGCTTTATCCGGCCGAGAGCAATCACCTGGTCGATATCGGCGCGCTCGAGAAGGACAATGTCTCGTTTTTCGTGGCCCGGCACGATGGCCGAGTGGTCGGCTGCGGTGCGCTGGTGGAGGCGGGTGACGGCACGGCGGAGGTGAAGCGCATGTTCGTTGATCCCGAGGCGCGGGGTTTGCGGATCGGCAAGCTGATCATGGATACGCTTGTTGCGCGTGGCACGGAGCTTGGTCTTTCCGCCATACGGCTCGAAACCGGCATCAGCCAGCCGGAGGCGATCGGCCTTTACCGCAAGGAGGGATTTGTGGAGATAGAGGCCTTTGCGCCTTATAAGCCCGATCCGCTGAGCCTGTTCATGGAGAGGGCGCTTTAA
- a CDS encoding DUF2336 domain-containing protein — protein sequence MCFEAQVIVQAFLRWSEKAGSGERAKAANALGRAYLQADMARENRDAAYMAMTYLLDDPSPRVRLALAEALADAHDAPRAILFSLAEDQPEIACTVIARSPVLGEADLVDLAGRGESLTRSLIAARPGLPRGVCAALAEVGDLPETLILLENDDAFITPFSLRRIAERHGSDADIRDLLLRREALPADARHLLVGRISEALAGSGLVHAMIARNRADSLFREAEDSATILIAAGVSSPELPALVEHLRQRLELTPALLIHAVCSGRLEFFTAAMVNLSGLDDRKVRAILATGRPHALKALFQSIGLSGDVVDVFIAATLMWRRAARSQLSEAAASVSAELLAHFRGVSGSETLFELLHAVRKLAIAEERQKARYYAEALSVEAA from the coding sequence ATGTGTTTCGAGGCTCAGGTGATCGTACAGGCATTTCTTCGCTGGTCTGAAAAGGCCGGATCGGGCGAGCGGGCAAAAGCCGCCAATGCGCTCGGCCGTGCCTATCTGCAGGCCGACATGGCGCGGGAAAACCGTGATGCCGCCTATATGGCGATGACCTATCTGCTGGATGATCCTTCACCGCGTGTGCGACTGGCGCTTGCCGAGGCGCTGGCGGATGCCCATGATGCACCGCGCGCCATTCTCTTTTCACTTGCCGAAGACCAGCCGGAAATCGCCTGCACGGTGATTGCCCGTTCGCCGGTTCTCGGTGAGGCCGATCTGGTTGATCTCGCCGGGCGGGGCGAAAGCCTGACGCGCTCCCTCATCGCCGCAAGGCCGGGCCTGCCGCGCGGTGTCTGCGCCGCACTCGCCGAAGTCGGCGATCTGCCGGAAACCCTCATCCTGCTCGAAAATGACGATGCCTTCATCACGCCTTTTTCGCTTCGGCGCATTGCCGAGCGTCATGGTTCGGATGCCGATATTCGCGATCTGCTGCTTCGCCGCGAGGCGCTGCCTGCCGATGCGCGCCACCTGCTGGTGGGCCGCATCAGCGAGGCGCTTGCCGGGTCTGGGCTGGTTCATGCGATGATTGCCCGCAACCGCGCCGACAGTCTGTTTCGGGAAGCGGAAGATTCCGCCACGATCCTCATCGCCGCTGGCGTTTCCTCACCGGAATTGCCGGCGCTGGTGGAGCATCTTCGCCAGCGGCTGGAGCTGACGCCGGCGCTGCTCATCCATGCCGTCTGTTCGGGCCGGCTGGAGTTCTTCACGGCAGCGATGGTCAATCTCTCCGGTCTCGATGACCGCAAGGTGCGGGCCATTCTGGCAACCGGGCGGCCGCATGCGCTGAAGGCCCTGTTCCAGTCGATCGGCCTTTCAGGTGATGTCGTTGACGTCTTCATCGCGGCGACACTGATGTGGCGCCGCGCCGCCCGTTCGCAGCTTTCGGAAGCGGCGGCATCCGTCTCGGCCGAATTGCTGGCGCATTTCCGCGGTGTGAGCGGCTCGGAAACGTTGTTTGAACTGCTGCATGCGGTGCGCAAGCTCGCCATTGCGGAAGAGCGGCAAAAGGCCCGCTATTACGCGGAAGCGCTTTCGGTCGAGGCGGCGTAA
- a CDS encoding Nramp family divalent metal transporter has translation MDKPVFGWRRNGDDLSLSDVHSSIRIKPDASTFRRAMAFFGPGYLVAVGYMDPGNWATSLAGGSKFGYTLLAVALVSNIMAIVLQSLCARLAIASGRDLAQACRDAYPKPVAMVLWLLAEIAIIATDIAEVIGTAIGLNLIFGIPLELGVLITALDVFLILYLQKLGFRWVEALVITLLGVIAVCFAIQLALADPDWGQVILGFAPTTEIVTNPDMLYLALGILGATVMPHNLYLHSGIVQTREIGPTIAEKREALKFATLDSTIALMFALLINASILILAAATFNKTGQTNVAELGEAHSLLAPLLGLAIAPTLFGVALLCCGINSTVTATLAGQIVMEGFLKMRLAPWLRRLITRAIAIVPAAGVTIFYGDSGTGQLLILTQVVLSLQLSFAVFPLVMFTSDKAKMGELRSPLWLSAIAWLIAVVIAALNVKLLMDFMG, from the coding sequence ATGGACAAGCCAGTCTTTGGATGGCGACGGAACGGCGATGATCTCTCGCTGTCTGACGTTCACAGTTCGATCCGCATCAAACCGGATGCCAGCACGTTTCGCCGGGCAATGGCCTTTTTTGGCCCCGGCTATCTCGTCGCTGTCGGTTACATGGATCCCGGGAACTGGGCGACGTCGCTCGCCGGCGGCTCCAAATTCGGCTACACGCTGCTGGCAGTCGCGCTGGTTTCCAACATCATGGCGATTGTGCTGCAGTCGCTCTGTGCCCGTCTTGCGATCGCCTCCGGCCGCGATCTCGCCCAGGCCTGCCGTGATGCCTATCCGAAACCCGTTGCCATGGTGCTGTGGCTGCTCGCGGAAATCGCCATCATCGCCACCGACATTGCCGAGGTGATCGGCACCGCCATCGGCCTCAACCTGATCTTCGGCATTCCGCTGGAACTTGGCGTCCTCATCACCGCGCTCGATGTGTTCCTGATCCTCTATCTGCAAAAGCTCGGTTTTCGCTGGGTGGAGGCACTGGTCATCACGCTGCTCGGCGTCATCGCCGTGTGTTTCGCCATTCAGCTGGCGCTGGCCGATCCTGACTGGGGGCAGGTGATCCTCGGTTTTGCGCCGACGACGGAGATTGTCACCAATCCGGACATGCTTTATCTGGCGCTCGGCATTCTGGGTGCGACTGTCATGCCGCATAATCTCTATCTGCATTCGGGCATCGTGCAGACCCGCGAAATCGGCCCCACCATTGCCGAAAAACGCGAGGCGCTGAAATTCGCCACGCTCGATTCCACCATCGCGCTGATGTTCGCTTTGCTCATCAACGCCTCGATCCTCATTCTCGCGGCGGCGACCTTCAACAAAACGGGGCAGACTAATGTCGCCGAACTCGGCGAAGCGCATAGTCTGCTTGCGCCGCTGCTCGGCCTTGCCATAGCGCCGACGCTGTTCGGCGTGGCGCTTCTGTGCTGCGGCATCAATTCCACCGTCACGGCAACGCTCGCCGGCCAGATCGTGATGGAAGGTTTCCTCAAGATGCGGCTCGCCCCATGGCTGCGCCGCCTCATCACCCGCGCCATCGCCATCGTTCCCGCCGCCGGCGTCACCATCTTTTATGGCGACAGCGGCACGGGCCAGCTGCTGATCCTGACGCAGGTGGTGCTCAGCCTGCAACTTTCCTTCGCCGTCTTCCCGCTTGTGATGTTTACCTCCGACAAGGCCAAGATGGGTGAGTTGCGCTCGCCACTCTGGCTCTCGGCCATTGCGTGGTTGATCGCGGTGGTGATTGCGGCGCTGAATGTGAAGTTGCTGATGGATTTTATGGGGTGA